CAACGAGCATCTTCTGGACGGCGCGGAATTCCAGATAAAGGCAATGCACCGCTGGGGCATGAGCATAAACCGGATTGCGCATTTCGTCGGAGTCTCCCGCAACACGATAAGAAGATGCCTGAGGGCATGACTCCGCCCGGAAATCCTCTTTTCCTGAGTTTGCAAGTTTCTACTATTTATTTTATAGTTACACTATGGACGAAATTGAAAAAAACAGGCTCGAGCGGGCATTGGCACTTATACGGCAAACACTTCCACTTGTAGAAGCGGCGGAAAAAAAATTCAAGAGCGCACGCAACTGGGGATTTATCGATATGTTCGGCGGAGGAACTTTCGTTGACCTTATAAAGCATTACAAACTGAACACAGCGGCAGACATAATGAACCAGATAAGTTTTCTTTTGCAACAGCTTCAGGCGGAACTCAGGCAGGTTGTAATTCCTGTGGATTTTAGAATGAACACAATGACATTTGCAACGTTCGCGGATTTTCTTTTCGACGGAATCCTTGCGGACACCTATATGCAGTCCAAGATAATGAAAAGCCTTGACCAAGTGCGAGAACTAAAAAATCGCCTTGTTCTGCTGGAAAAAAATCTTTCCGCGCTAAAACAAAGAGGATAAAAATTATTGCGCAGTTTCTTCTTCTGAATTTTTGTTAGGATTTAACTTTGGATTCAAGACCCAGCTGCGCACAGTGTCCCTGGAAAGTCCGTACATTTTTGCAAGCCTTTTGTAGCCGAATGTTCCCGGCTCGTACTTTCCAACAACTTCAAGTTTAAACTCTATAGAAAATTTCTGCTTTCCCATGCCTTTGCCTGTCTGCATTCTAGTTTAAAATCGTTTTTTAATAAAGACATATTAAAAAAACTAAAGCCACATTTAAACTTTTCCGCAAAAAATTTTAAACAAGCCTACCCCCCCCCAGTCAATATTGTCAAGGGATTTGTTTGTATAGAACTGCCTCTATACATAAAATTCAGCCGCACTTTTTCTTACTGCAACAAACATCCTTCTTCACAAAATGCCAAACATCTGAATATGCTATAAGAAAAAGCACGTCAATTCGCCAAGTTGAGCGTAAATGGAATCGGACTGCGCGATTTTACAATCGCTTGCCATCGCTCAAAACGGCTCTGTTGCCGCTTTCTTTTTCTTACCGCATATTCAGAGAAATAAAAATTCAAGCAGGTTCTTAGGGCGCAGCCCTAAGCGTTGCAAGGAAAGGAGGGTGGCATGGAGGGAGGAAAAACTACGCTTACGAATTAGTTGGTTTTCCTCCCTCCATAACTAAAGAATAGACAGAACAGGCCGTTTTTTATATAATATGCTGAAATTTTAAAGGCACTTTAGCTGCCTAATTTCATTTCAAGAGGGCAAAATGGCATACTTTTACGAAGAACCGTCTCACACATTCGGTGAGTATCTGTTAATTCCCGGCTACACATCCGCAGAATGCATTCCAGAAAATGTTTCACTGAAAACACCAGTTGTAAGATTCAACAAAAAATCAGGCGAAAAACCTTCGCTTTCAATGAACATTCCTTTGGTAAGCGCGGTCATGCAGTCGGTTTCTGATGACAAAATGGCAATTGCCCTTGCAAAAGAAGGCGGAATCAGTTTTATATTCGGCTCGCAGACAATCGAAAATCAGGCGGCAATGGTTGCGCGCGTAAAATCATACAAAGCAGGATTTGTAACTTCCGACTCAAATATCCGCCCGGATCAGACTCTTGAAGAAGTTGTATCTTTAATAGAACAAACTGGACACAGCACAATCGCCGTAACAGACGACGGAACTGCGCACGGAAAGCTTGAAGGAATCATCACAGAACGCGACTTTAGAATTGACCATGTTCCTGCAAACTCAAAAGTAAGCGAATATATGACGCCATTTGCAAAACTCGTTACTGGCAAAGACGGAATCACTTTAAGCGCGGCAAACGACTTAATCTGGGCGCACAAAGTAAATCAACTTCCTATAATTGATGACAAAAATCATCTTGTTTCAATTGTATTCAGAAAAGACTTTGA
This genomic stretch from uncultured Treponema sp. harbors:
- a CDS encoding transposase — translated: MQTGKGMGKQKFSIEFKLEVVGKYEPGTFGYKRLAKMYGLSRDTVRSWVLNPKLNPNKNSEEETAQ